ACCTCCATAATTAAACTGCCCAAAGTAGGGGCGAGCAATGGTGCTAGCATCATGATAAGACTTACATAAGACATACCTTTGGCGGTGTTGTCGCCATAGATCTCTTTAATATAACCCGGCACCACAACCGTGGCCGCTGCGCCAATGAGAGCTTGTGCAAAACGCAATATTAAAAACTGTTCAATACTGGTACTAAGTGCAATTAACAAGCTGATAATGGTGAAACCTAACAACCCAAAAATCACCAGTGGTCGACGACCAATTTTATCGGCAAGGGGGCCAAAAATCAGCATGCCTAAGGCATAACCTGCAAGATAAATACTGAGAGACTGTTGTACTGTGGTGATGTCGGTCTCAAAACCTAATGCCAGCATGGACATTGCCGGTAAGTACATGTCTATGGCTAAAGGCGTAATGGCGACAATAGCGGCAAGCATAGGGATTAGCATCGCTAAGTGGGGAATACCCGCAGAGACTGGAGACGAGTCGAATTTTGATGGCGATACCACGTGAACCTCATGTGCTTTAGGTGTTGCAGACGATGCTAATTTAATCAACGCTAGTTTACCACGATATTAGACATTTACTGCGGCTGATTTTGTAATGAATAATATATACAGATTGTGCTTACATTTTCATTATATTGATTTTTATTGATGGCACATAAATGCAACATTATTGTCATTAAAGCTTCATTGTTTTTGATTAGATTATTCGCTTTAGATTACCAACCTCTATTCGGAACTTTAGTTTATGATGCGCTTTGTTCAAGGAAAAACGGCACTGTTAGTGTCTGCAATAATGACCACCATGCTACTAACAGCGTGCGATGGCGATGACGGCCAAATGGGCTCAAAGGGTGATAGTGGCGTAGATGGAGCCAGTGGTAATAATGGTTTATCTGCTTTGGTTAGTGTAACCCCTCTTGCTGTAGGTCATGATCAGTGCGCGTTTGGTGGTCAGCAAATTGACACTGGATTAGACACTAATAGTAACGGCGTATTAGAGATGAGTGAGGTTGATAGCAACCAAACTCAAACGATTTGTAATGTTACCCAAAATACTTTGGCAGTTGATTTAGTGGGGCGTTATCAGTCTGGTGTTTATGGCTTAAGTGCTGCAGAAATTGTCGATTATCATCCGTTGAGTCAGAGCGCATTTGTGGTGAATGCTCAAAGTGGCAAAGTAGATGTACTCGATTTATCGACATTAACTCAAACAGCCGTTCAAGATGAAGCAGGCTACAGTTTAAATAATATTGCCAAAAAGACCGAATTGAATATTAGCGTCGATACCGGGTTAACCTTACTGGGCGCCGTGAACAGTGTCAGTGTCTCGGGTAATTTGTTAGCGGCAGCCGTTGAGCGAGGCGATGCGTTAGGTAACGCTACTCAAGGTAATGGTATAGTGGCGTTCTATCGATTATCTGAAAGCGCATTACCCGTTTATTTGTCGTTTGTTGAGGTGGGTGCATTACCTGATAATGTCACTTTTAGCCCTGACGGTAGTGTGTTGTTAGTTGCCGGTGAAGGTGAGCCTAATAGCGCTTATGATGTTGACCCTGAAGGTTCTGTTGCGTTAATTGCCATTGTGGGTGGTGTGCCAGCAACCACGGCAACTGTCATTGATTTTAAAGATTTTAATATTGGTGGTACGCGTAATTCAGAGCTTAATCCATTGATTAAAATTAATGGTCCTGGCGCGAGTGTGGCGCAAGATTTAGAACCTGAGTACATTTCAGTGTCAGCTGACAGTCAATTTGCGTATGTCAGTTTACAAGAAAACAATGCTATTGCTGTGATTGATATAGCAACAGCAACGGTAAAGCGTATTATTGCATTAGGGCTTAAAGATTTTGGTTTAGACGCTAATAAAATTGATGCCAGTGACAAAGACGATGCCATAAATTTACAAACTTACGAAGGTGTTTATGGTATGTATCAACCTGATACTATTGCTAGTTATCGATGGAATAATACTGATTTTATCGTAACGGCCAACGAAGGTGATGCCCGCGACTATGACGGTTTTTCTGAAGAAGCTCGAGCTGAAGATTTGAATTTAGATCCTAACCATCCGCAGTTTGCTGCCGCACAAGATAAAACCCAACTTGGGCGCTTAAAAGTCACCACGAGTATGGGCGATGAGAATAATGATGGCTTAATGGATAAAATAGTCGCTTACGGTGGCCGTTCATTTTCGATTTGGACTGCAGAAGGGCAACAAGTTTTTGACAGTGGTAGTGATTTCGAGCGTATTACCGCGGCGTTATTAGCGATGAACTTCAATAACAACAACGATGAAAACAAAGGTGATAGCCGCAGCGACGACAAAGGCCCGGAGCCAGAGGCATTAGCTATTGGCCAAATAGGTTCACATACTTATGCCTTTATTGGTTTAGAACGCACCGGTGGTTTTATGATCTACGACATTACTAACCCTTTTGCCGTATCGTTTGTCGATTATGTTCGTAATCGTAATTTTGATGCCGACTTTGCCATTGATACCGACACTGGCG
The nucleotide sequence above comes from Shewanella sp. Arc9-LZ. Encoded proteins:
- a CDS encoding choice-of-anchor I family protein, with protein sequence MMRFVQGKTALLVSAIMTTMLLTACDGDDGQMGSKGDSGVDGASGNNGLSALVSVTPLAVGHDQCAFGGQQIDTGLDTNSNGVLEMSEVDSNQTQTICNVTQNTLAVDLVGRYQSGVYGLSAAEIVDYHPLSQSAFVVNAQSGKVDVLDLSTLTQTAVQDEAGYSLNNIAKKTELNISVDTGLTLLGAVNSVSVSGNLLAAAVERGDALGNATQGNGIVAFYRLSESALPVYLSFVEVGALPDNVTFSPDGSVLLVAGEGEPNSAYDVDPEGSVALIAIVGGVPATTATVIDFKDFNIGGTRNSELNPLIKINGPGASVAQDLEPEYISVSADSQFAYVSLQENNAIAVIDIATATVKRIIALGLKDFGLDANKIDASDKDDAINLQTYEGVYGMYQPDTIASYRWNNTDFIVTANEGDARDYDGFSEEARAEDLNLDPNHPQFAAAQDKTQLGRLKVTTSMGDENNDGLMDKIVAYGGRSFSIWTAEGQQVFDSGSDFERITAALLAMNFNNNNDENKGDSRSDDKGPEPEALAIGQIGSHTYAFIGLERTGGFMIYDITNPFAVSFVDYVRNRNFDADFAIDTDTGEVEGDASLAGDLGPEGMKFIASQYSPTGLPLLLIGNEVSGTTVVYQLRLQ